In a single window of the Platichthys flesus chromosome 5, fPlaFle2.1, whole genome shotgun sequence genome:
- the cryba1l2 gene encoding crystallin, beta A1, like 2 gives MYRVNKTSMTIPMSFPSMGTAPFFKVTVFEQEHFQGKNMEFTSECSNINDCGLDNIRSIRVESGAWVGFEHHSFQGQQFILERGEYPSWDAFSGSLSYHTERLISLRPIYCASHQSSRMKIYERENFQGRSTELGDDFPSLQAMGWLMPEVGSMHVQCGAFVCYEYPGYRGQQYIMECEKHSGDYQHWRNWGSHCQTPKIQSIRRIRH, from the exons ATGTACAGAGTCAATAAAACCAGCATGACCATACCCATGTCCTTCCCCAGCATGGGTACAGCCCCTTTCTTTAag GTGACTGTGTTTGAGCAGGAGCATTTCCAGGGCAAGAATATGGAATTCACGTCCGAGTGCAGCAACATCAACGACTGCGGCCTGGACAACATCCGTTCCATCCGAGTCGAGAGTGGAGC CTGGGTGGGCTTCGAGCACCACAGCTTCCAGGGCCAGCAGTTTATCCTGGAGAGAGGCGAGTACCCCAGCTGGGACGCCTTCAGCGGCTCTCTCTCCTATCACACAGAGCGCCTCATCTCCCTTCGCCCCATCTACTGCGCC TCGCACCAGAGCAGCCGCATGAAGATCTATGAGAGGGAGAACTTCCAGGGCCGCAGCACCGAGCTGGGCGACGACTTCCCCTCCCTGCAGGCCATGGGCTGGCTCATGCCCGAGGTGGGCTCCATGCATGTGCAGTGTGGAGC CTTTGTGTGCTATGAGTACCCGGGCTACAGAGGCCAGCAGTACATCATGGAGTGTGAGAAACACAGTGGAGACTACCAGCACTGGAGGAACTGGGGCTCCCACTGCCAGACTCCCAAGATCCAGTCCATCAGACGCATCAGGCACTGA
- the crybb1l2 gene encoding LOW QUALITY PROTEIN: crystallin, beta B1, like 2 (The sequence of the model RefSeq protein was modified relative to this genomic sequence to represent the inferred CDS: inserted 1 base in 1 codon; deleted 1 base in 1 codon) has product MMGVFLFCGGCELSEFVSVSIIPSLWAPAYKSXQGPGALSHRPPVPAQSLHFYAHTATVIMSAGGEKSKSASQTDGKAAQNKMSEMGMMSYKMCVYDQENFQGRCIEITGECMNVCDMGMDRVRSLRVDSGPFVGFEQMNFCGEMFILEKGEYPRWDSWSNCQKNDYLLSFRPVRMDPEKHKICLHEVGEFKGRKMEIMDDDVPSLFAYGFTDRVGSIMVSCGTWVGYQFPGYRGSQYLLEKGDYRHFNEFGARSPQMQSIRRIRDMQWHPHGCYTITSK; this is encoded by the exons ATGATGGGGGTATTTCTATTCTGTGGGGGCTGTGAGCTCAGCGAGTTTGTT TCTGTCTCTATAATCCCCTCTCTCTGGGCGCCAGCATATAAAA CACAAGGGCCCGGCGCACTCTCACACAGACCACCAGTCCCAGCCCAGAGTCTACACTTTTACGCACACACTGCCACAG tcatCATGTCTGCCGGGGGAGAGAAATCCAAGTCTGCTTCTCAGACTGACGGGAAGGCCGCTCAGAACAAGATGTCAGAGATGGGCATGATGTCCTACAAG ATGTGCGTGTACGACCAGGAGAACTTCCAGGGTCGCTGCATTGAGATCACCGGCgagtgcatgaatgtgtgtgacatGGGAATGGATAGGGTGCGCTCCCTGCGTGTCGACTCTGGACC CTTCGTGGGCTTTGAGCAGATGAACTTCTGTGGTGAGATGTTCATCCTGGAGAAGGGCGAGTACCCCCGCTGGGACTCCTGGAGCAACTGCCAGAAGAACGACTACCTGCTGTCTTTCAGACCAGTCCGCATG GATCCTGAGAAGCATAAGATCTGCCTGCATGAGGTCGGAGAGTTCAAGGGTCGTAAGATGGAGATCATGGATGATGATGTCCCCAGCCTGTTTGCCTACGGTTTCACCGACAGAGTGGGCAGCATCATGGTCAGCTGTGGAAC ctGGGTCGGTTACCAGTTCCCCGGCTACCGTGGCAGCCAGTACTTGCTGGAGAAGGGCGATTACAGGCATTTCAACGAGTTCGGCGCCCGCTCCCCCCAGATGCAGTCCATCAGGCGCATCCGGGACATGCAGTGGCACCCACACGGCTGTTACACCATCACCTCCAAATGA